GTTATGACCACTTATTTTATTTCGCGTCATCCGGGGGCTGTTGATTGGGCCGAGTCAGAGGGTTTTCATGTTGATGAGCGTTTGGCGCATTTTGATGTGAATATTGTCCAACTCGGCGACCGTATTTTGGGCACGTTACCCATTAATTTGGTGGCGGAGGTCAACGCCCGTGGTGGCACGTATTATCATTTAACGTTGGAATTACCTGCTGATGCTCGTGGTAAGGAATTATCAGCCGAGGATATGCGCACCTATGGAGCGCGACTAGAAGGCTACTCCGCCCAAAAACTTTAAGGCATAACTATGAATATCCATATTTGTTTGGTCTCTGATCAACTTTTAGCAAATTATATCCCTGTCTTAATGGCAAAGCCCGACCAAGTACATTTGGTTAGCTCCATATA
The genomic region above belongs to Thiofilum sp. and contains:
- the csx16 gene encoding CRISPR-associated protein Csx16; the protein is MTTYFISRHPGAVDWAESEGFHVDERLAHFDVNIVQLGDRILGTLPINLVAEVNARGGTYYHLTLELPADARGKELSAEDMRTYGARLEGYSAQKL